In the genome of Bradyrhizobium arachidis, one region contains:
- a CDS encoding META domain-containing protein: MVSFKQLVCAAVAMLAMSSLARAEEGFPFGTELTLEALPQAGSKRIPNIEIGDNGEVVLELWCKGGKGQFSVAGNTVIFVPGQIQDRSCPPAKAQADDDLVAALGSVETWKRQGDVLTLIGPKPLRFRANGN, translated from the coding sequence ATGGTTTCGTTCAAGCAGCTGGTGTGTGCGGCGGTTGCAATGCTCGCGATGTCCAGCCTCGCGCGCGCCGAGGAGGGGTTTCCGTTCGGCACCGAGCTGACGCTGGAGGCGCTGCCGCAAGCCGGCTCGAAGCGGATTCCCAACATCGAGATCGGCGACAATGGCGAGGTCGTGCTGGAGCTCTGGTGCAAGGGCGGCAAGGGCCAGTTCTCGGTCGCCGGCAACACCGTGATCTTCGTGCCCGGCCAGATCCAGGATCGCTCCTGTCCGCCGGCCAAGGCCCAGGCCGACGACGACCTCGTCGCGGCGCTCGGCAGCGTCGAAACCTGGAAGCGCCAGGGCGACGTGCTGACCCTGATCGGCCCGAAGCCGCTGCGCTTTCGCGCCAACGGGAATTGA
- a CDS encoding L-lactate permease, with translation MWNQIYDPLHSPVLSTIAAAVPVVTLLVLIASGRVQAHIAAVIAVIVTNLITIFVFTMPANMSIRASILGIVTGFFPIGWIVLNVIFLYQVTVSTGRFELLKRAVGGVTEDRRLQLLLIAFSFGAFFEGASGFGTPVAITGAVLIGLGFSPLAASGLSLIANTAPVAYGALGTPIQGLASVTGLDPYILGAMVGRQLPFFSLIVPFWVVWAFAGWKGMKDVWPAILVTGVSFAIPQFVISNFINPWIVDIGASLISMGALILFLRVWQPRQLWLSPALRGHDESAATMAAARPLDKTPLTQSELFSALLPWIIVCVVMLIWGNGAFKTWANSIFVWNYPVPELHQMINKVPPVAAKPTPEAAVFGFTYLSFTGTGMLIAAIISGFLMGVGPGRLLTEYGRTIRLCAISLITISAMLAIGTLTRLSGVDATLGLAFAATGVLYPFFGTLLGWLGVALTGSDTASNVLFGNLQRITSEQLGLSPVLMAAANSSGGVMGKMIDAQSIVVASTATNWYGHEGTILRFVFWHSIVLACLVGVLVTLQAYVWPFTAMVLK, from the coding sequence ATGTGGAATCAAATCTATGATCCGCTGCACAGCCCGGTGCTGTCGACGATCGCCGCGGCGGTGCCCGTCGTCACGCTGCTGGTCCTGATCGCGAGCGGCCGCGTCCAGGCGCATATCGCGGCCGTCATCGCCGTGATCGTGACCAATCTGATCACGATCTTCGTCTTCACCATGCCGGCGAACATGTCGATCCGGGCCTCGATCCTTGGCATCGTGACCGGCTTCTTCCCAATCGGCTGGATCGTCCTCAACGTCATCTTCCTCTACCAGGTGACGGTCTCCACCGGGCGCTTCGAGCTGCTCAAGCGCGCGGTCGGCGGCGTCACCGAGGACCGGCGGCTGCAATTGCTGCTGATCGCATTCTCGTTCGGTGCCTTCTTCGAGGGCGCTTCGGGCTTCGGCACCCCTGTCGCGATCACCGGCGCCGTCCTGATCGGCCTCGGCTTCTCGCCGCTCGCCGCATCCGGCCTGTCGCTGATCGCCAACACCGCGCCGGTGGCTTACGGCGCGCTCGGCACGCCGATCCAGGGCCTTGCCTCGGTGACCGGACTCGATCCCTACATCCTCGGCGCGATGGTCGGCCGCCAACTGCCGTTCTTCTCGCTGATCGTGCCGTTCTGGGTGGTGTGGGCGTTCGCGGGCTGGAAAGGCATGAAGGACGTCTGGCCGGCGATCCTGGTCACCGGCGTGTCGTTCGCGATCCCGCAATTCGTGATCTCGAACTTCATCAATCCCTGGATCGTCGACATCGGCGCATCGCTGATCTCGATGGGCGCGCTGATCCTGTTCCTGCGCGTGTGGCAGCCGCGGCAGCTCTGGCTGTCGCCGGCCCTGCGCGGCCACGATGAATCGGCCGCCACCATGGCGGCGGCGAGACCGCTCGACAAGACGCCGCTGACGCAGAGCGAGCTCTTCAGCGCACTGCTGCCGTGGATCATCGTCTGCGTCGTAATGCTGATCTGGGGCAACGGCGCCTTCAAGACCTGGGCGAACTCGATCTTCGTCTGGAACTATCCCGTTCCCGAGCTGCACCAGATGATCAACAAGGTGCCGCCGGTGGCGGCCAAGCCGACGCCGGAGGCCGCTGTGTTCGGCTTCACCTATCTCTCCTTCACCGGCACCGGCATGCTGATCGCGGCAATCATCTCCGGCTTCCTGATGGGCGTCGGCCCCGGCCGGCTCCTGACCGAGTACGGTCGCACCATCCGGCTCTGCGCGATCTCGCTGATCACGATCTCGGCGATGCTCGCAATCGGCACGCTGACGCGTCTGTCCGGCGTCGACGCCACGCTCGGTCTCGCCTTCGCCGCGACCGGCGTGCTCTATCCCTTCTTCGGCACGCTGCTCGGCTGGCTCGGCGTGGCGCTGACGGGATCGGACACCGCCTCCAACGTGCTGTTCGGCAATCTCCAGAGGATCACCTCCGAGCAGCTCGGCCTGTCGCCGGTGCTGATGGCGGCGGCGAACTCGTCCGGCGGCGTCATGGGCAAGATGATCGACGCGCAGTCGATCGTCGTCGCCTCCACCGCCACCAACTGGTACGGCCACGAAGGCACGATCCTGCGCTTCGTGTTCTGGCACTCGATCGTGCTGGCCTGCCTCGTCGGTGTGCTGGTGACGCTGCAGGCCTATGTCTGGCCGTTCACGGCAATGGTCCTGAAGTAG
- a CDS encoding ABC transporter ATP-binding protein/permease, with protein MKNISATLAVVWRIAGPYFRSEDKWAGRGLLGVVIAMELTLVAINVLLNQWQNRFYSALQAYDLNEFVMEVWIFIGLAFTYVAVAVYKLYLNQWLQIRWRRWLTQHYLGEWLEGATHYRMQLKGDPADNPDQRITEDVKNFVEQTLVLGLGLLSSIVTLASFVVILWGLSNKAPLHIYGTDIVIPGFLVWCAMVYAILGTGLTHWIGAPLINLNFEQQRYEADFRFNLIRVRENSEQIALLKGESAERGHLLHRFGSVIANWYAIMSRTKRLTAFTASYGQAATIFPYVVVAPAYFAKRIQLGDMMQTGSAFGSVQDALSFFVTAYRSLAEWRAIVARLDGFEMSVSSAASIAAREPTIGVARSNGKAITLAQLLVELPNGEPLVSADAFTVEPAERVLVSGPSGSGKSTLFRAIAGIWPFGTGSIAIPEKARLMMLPQRPYFPIGPLGDAVIYPAEHGTVAPEKIAEALNAVGMPRLAKRLDEDGHWNRILSLGEQQRLGLARALLHAPDYLFLDEATASLDEPSEGRLYRLLAERLPQATIVSIGHRSTLDAFHTRKVMMVKDGDIHVLGKGGEAAQAETTAAR; from the coding sequence GTGAAGAACATCAGCGCCACGCTCGCGGTCGTCTGGCGAATCGCCGGTCCGTATTTCCGATCGGAAGACAAATGGGCCGGCCGCGGCCTGCTCGGCGTCGTCATCGCGATGGAGCTGACGCTGGTGGCGATCAACGTGCTGCTCAATCAATGGCAGAACCGGTTCTACAGCGCACTCCAGGCCTACGATCTCAACGAGTTCGTCATGGAGGTCTGGATCTTCATCGGCCTTGCTTTCACCTACGTCGCAGTGGCCGTCTACAAGCTTTACCTGAACCAATGGCTCCAGATCCGCTGGCGGCGATGGCTGACGCAACACTATCTCGGCGAATGGCTCGAAGGCGCCACGCATTACCGCATGCAGCTCAAGGGCGACCCGGCCGACAACCCGGACCAGCGTATCACCGAGGACGTCAAGAACTTCGTTGAGCAAACGCTCGTCCTTGGCCTCGGTCTGCTGTCCTCGATCGTGACGCTGGCCTCGTTCGTCGTCATCCTCTGGGGTCTGTCCAACAAGGCCCCCCTGCACATCTACGGCACAGATATCGTCATCCCGGGTTTTCTGGTCTGGTGCGCGATGGTCTACGCGATCCTCGGGACGGGACTGACGCACTGGATCGGCGCTCCGCTCATCAACCTCAATTTCGAGCAGCAGCGCTATGAGGCCGACTTCCGCTTCAACCTGATCCGCGTGCGCGAAAATTCCGAGCAGATCGCGCTGTTGAAGGGTGAGAGCGCCGAGCGAGGCCATCTGCTGCACCGCTTCGGCTCCGTCATCGCCAACTGGTACGCGATCATGAGCCGGACCAAGCGCCTCACCGCCTTCACGGCGAGCTATGGTCAGGCAGCAACAATCTTTCCCTACGTCGTGGTCGCTCCGGCCTACTTCGCGAAACGCATCCAGCTCGGCGACATGATGCAGACCGGCTCGGCCTTCGGCAGCGTGCAGGATGCGCTGTCCTTCTTCGTCACGGCCTACCGCTCGCTCGCCGAATGGCGCGCCATCGTCGCCCGTCTCGACGGCTTCGAGATGTCGGTCAGCTCCGCCGCTTCCATCGCCGCGCGCGAGCCGACCATCGGCGTTGCACGGTCGAACGGCAAGGCGATCACCCTTGCGCAGTTGCTGGTGGAGCTGCCGAACGGCGAGCCGCTGGTCAGCGCCGATGCCTTCACGGTCGAGCCGGCGGAGCGGGTGCTGGTGAGCGGGCCATCCGGCTCCGGCAAGTCGACATTGTTCCGGGCGATCGCCGGCATCTGGCCATTCGGCACCGGGAGCATCGCCATTCCCGAAAAAGCCAGGCTGATGATGCTGCCGCAGCGGCCGTATTTTCCGATCGGCCCGCTCGGCGACGCTGTCATTTACCCCGCCGAGCACGGCACGGTTGCGCCCGAGAAGATCGCGGAGGCGCTCAACGCGGTCGGCATGCCGCGGCTGGCGAAACGGCTGGACGAGGACGGTCACTGGAACCGGATCCTGTCGCTCGGCGAGCAGCAGCGACTGGGGCTGGCCCGCGCGCTGCTGCATGCGCCGGACTATCTGTTCCTGGACGAGGCCACGGCGTCGCTCGACGAGCCCTCCGAGGGCCGGCTGTACCGGCTGCTCGCGGAAAGGCTGCCGCAGGCCACCATCGTCTCGATCGGCCACCGCTCGACGCTGGATGCCTTCCACACCCGCAAGGTGATGATGGTGAAGGACGGCGATATCCACGTCCTCGGCAAGGGCGGCGAGGCGGCCCAGGCGGAGACCACCGCGGCGCGCTGA
- a CDS encoding TorF family putative porin, protein MKKVALLATALAMVTGSAFAADMPVKALKAPPPPAFDPWDVAFGAGIMSDYIFRGVTQSNHNPSVAAYFEPRYNVNKDLQLYVGTSAESISFPNRAAAEVDIYGGIRPTFGMFAFDFGIWGYLYPGGSCFGSQGTLAQGNCGSSLDNSVGPIGLPINGNFAKKDASFYEVYAKLNININDQWVVGFNEYYSPNFLNLGAWGNYSSITAKWTAPSTTFGASGVGMYVSGEFGRQWLGTSDIFYGIAGDPVYANGIKEPSYNTWNIGVGFTYKVFTLDLRYYDTDLSKGNCNAFTSDFSATNASPGFVTPINGGANAATAFGSNWCSATGVAKLSVDLTAMSNLK, encoded by the coding sequence ATGAAGAAAGTAGCTTTGTTGGCAACGGCGCTGGCAATGGTGACGGGTTCGGCTTTCGCGGCAGACATGCCGGTCAAGGCATTGAAGGCTCCGCCGCCGCCCGCCTTTGATCCTTGGGATGTCGCCTTCGGCGCGGGCATCATGAGCGACTACATCTTCCGTGGTGTCACCCAGTCGAACCACAATCCGTCGGTCGCGGCCTATTTCGAGCCGCGCTACAACGTCAACAAGGACCTCCAACTCTACGTTGGTACGTCCGCGGAGAGCATCTCGTTCCCGAACCGCGCTGCGGCTGAGGTCGATATCTACGGCGGTATCCGCCCGACCTTCGGCATGTTCGCCTTCGACTTCGGTATTTGGGGCTACCTCTATCCGGGCGGAAGCTGCTTCGGCTCGCAGGGCACCCTCGCTCAGGGCAATTGCGGCAGCAGCCTCGACAACTCCGTGGGCCCGATCGGCCTGCCGATCAACGGCAACTTCGCCAAGAAGGACGCGAGCTTCTACGAAGTCTATGCCAAGCTGAACATCAACATCAACGATCAGTGGGTGGTCGGCTTCAACGAGTATTACTCGCCGAACTTCCTGAACCTCGGCGCCTGGGGCAACTACTCTTCGATCACGGCCAAGTGGACCGCGCCCAGCACGACCTTCGGCGCCAGCGGCGTCGGCATGTACGTGTCGGGTGAATTCGGCCGTCAGTGGCTCGGCACCTCGGACATCTTCTACGGCATCGCGGGTGACCCCGTTTATGCCAACGGCATCAAGGAGCCCAGCTACAACACCTGGAACATCGGTGTCGGCTTCACCTACAAGGTGTTCACGCTCGATCTGCGCTACTACGACACCGACCTGTCGAAGGGCAATTGCAACGCCTTCACCAGCGACTTCTCGGCGACCAACGCCAGCCCCGGCTTCGTCACCCCGATCAACGGCGGTGCAAACGCAGCCACGGCGTTCGGCTCCAACTGGTGTAGCGCTACTGGCGTCGCCAAGCTCTCGGTCGACCTGACGGCGATGAGCAACCTGAAGTAA
- the glcF gene encoding glycolate oxidase subunit GlcF: MKTEFSLAQLADPDIAEADKILRACVHCGFCTATCPTYVLLGDELDSPRGRIYLIKEMLEKDQAPTAEVVKHVDRCLSCLACMTTCPSGVNYMHLVDQARVRIEQRYERPLAERLLRQVLAFVLPDPQRFRISMWLARLARPLAVFLPTPRPSATPGLIQRLKAMLALAPNRLPSPGPAAGSVFAALGKKRGRVALLQGCAQQVLAPRINQAAISLLTRHGIEVVLVRDEQCCGALTHHLGNDHDALARARANVTAWQKEAAGEGLDAILVTTSGCGTVIKDYGYLLREDTAFAADAAKVSALAKDITEYVAGLGLESTARQDNIVVAYHSACSLQHGQKITGLPKELLSKNGFVVKDVPESHLCCGSAGTYNILQPELAGRLRDRKVANIASVKPDMIAAGNIGCMVQIASGTSVPVVHTIELLDWATGGSRPALNAQV; the protein is encoded by the coding sequence ATGAAGACCGAATTCTCACTGGCGCAGCTCGCCGACCCCGACATCGCGGAGGCCGACAAGATCCTGCGCGCCTGCGTCCATTGCGGCTTCTGCACCGCAACCTGTCCGACCTATGTGCTGCTCGGCGACGAGCTCGATAGCCCGCGCGGCCGCATCTACCTGATCAAGGAGATGCTGGAGAAGGACCAGGCGCCGACCGCCGAGGTGGTCAAGCATGTCGATCGCTGCCTGTCGTGCCTGGCCTGCATGACGACCTGTCCGTCCGGGGTGAACTACATGCACCTCGTCGACCAGGCCCGGGTCAGGATCGAGCAGCGCTATGAGCGCCCCCTGGCCGAGCGGCTGCTGCGCCAGGTGCTGGCCTTCGTCCTGCCGGATCCGCAGCGCTTCCGCATCAGCATGTGGCTGGCGCGGCTCGCGCGCCCGCTCGCCGTATTCCTGCCGACGCCGCGGCCGTCGGCGACGCCCGGCCTGATCCAGCGCCTCAAGGCGATGCTGGCGCTGGCGCCGAACCGGCTGCCGTCGCCCGGGCCTGCTGCCGGTAGCGTGTTCGCGGCCCTCGGCAAGAAGCGCGGCCGCGTCGCGCTGCTCCAGGGCTGTGCCCAGCAGGTGCTGGCGCCGCGCATCAACCAGGCCGCCATCAGCCTGCTCACCCGCCACGGCATCGAGGTCGTGCTGGTCCGGGACGAGCAGTGCTGCGGTGCCCTGACCCATCACCTCGGCAACGACCACGATGCGTTGGCGCGGGCCCGTGCCAACGTCACGGCGTGGCAAAAGGAAGCGGCCGGCGAGGGGCTCGACGCCATCCTGGTGACGACTTCCGGCTGCGGCACCGTGATCAAGGACTACGGCTATCTGCTGCGCGAGGACACGGCGTTCGCGGCCGATGCGGCCAAGGTGTCCGCGCTCGCCAAGGACATCACCGAATACGTCGCCGGCCTCGGATTGGAATCGACTGCACGGCAAGACAACATCGTCGTCGCTTATCACTCCGCATGTTCGCTGCAGCACGGGCAGAAAATTACCGGCCTTCCGAAAGAATTGCTTTCCAAGAATGGATTCGTGGTGAAAGATGTCCCGGAGAGCCATTTGTGTTGCGGCTCGGCGGGGACCTACAACATTCTCCAGCCCGAGCTTGCGGGCAGGTTGCGCGATCGCAAGGTCGCCAACATCGCAAGCGTCAAGCCGGACATGATTGCCGCGGGCAATATCGGCTGCATGGTGCAGATTGCCAGTGGCACGTCAGTTCCGGTCGTACACACGATTGAGCTTCTCGATTGGGCTACGGGCGGGTCGCGGCCGGCATTGAACGCGCAGGTTTGA
- a CDS encoding FAD-binding protein produces the protein MDTLRVRDAKDVEEVVRAAIANEQPLEIIGHGSKRSIGHTMATNAVLDVSALNAVTSYEPNELIVTLQAGAPLNDVLSLIDAKNQQFAFEPMNTAPLLGTPAVGTIGGMIAAGLAGPRRIRAGGARDHLLGAHAVSGFGDSFKTGGKVVKNVTGYDLCKLLAGSWGTLSVMTEVTLKVMPKPEAERTLLLRGLEDAAANKAMTAALGSPFDVSAAAHLPKSAFRAKTEGLGDIAGQGEALTVLRLEGITSSAAHRASSLRELLAPFGTATLIEDTASAALWAAIRDVLPFATGGALGAWPVWRIVCPPASGAALGTQLARETGGDVIYDWGGGLIWAALPPKGDAHAPIVRQRVDAFGGHATLIRAAENVRRDVDVFHPQAPGVAALSERVRASFDPKTILNRGRLRRGAAA, from the coding sequence GTGGACACGCTCAGGGTCAGAGACGCCAAAGACGTCGAAGAGGTGGTACGCGCGGCGATTGCCAATGAGCAGCCGCTCGAGATCATCGGTCATGGCAGCAAGCGCAGCATCGGGCACACCATGGCGACCAATGCCGTGCTCGACGTCTCCGCGCTCAATGCCGTCACCTCCTATGAGCCGAACGAGCTGATCGTCACGCTCCAGGCCGGCGCGCCGCTTAACGACGTGCTGTCGCTGATCGATGCCAAGAACCAGCAATTCGCCTTCGAGCCGATGAACACGGCGCCGCTGCTCGGCACGCCGGCGGTCGGGACCATCGGCGGCATGATCGCGGCAGGGCTCGCCGGTCCGCGCCGCATCAGGGCGGGCGGGGCCCGCGACCATCTGCTCGGGGCGCATGCCGTCTCCGGTTTCGGCGACAGCTTCAAGACCGGCGGCAAGGTGGTGAAGAACGTCACCGGCTACGACCTCTGCAAGCTGCTCGCGGGGTCCTGGGGCACGCTGTCGGTGATGACTGAAGTTACGCTGAAGGTGATGCCCAAGCCCGAGGCCGAGCGCACCCTGCTGCTGCGCGGGCTGGAGGATGCCGCCGCCAACAAGGCGATGACCGCGGCGCTCGGCTCGCCCTTCGACGTTTCAGCAGCCGCGCATCTGCCGAAATCGGCGTTCCGCGCCAAGACCGAGGGGCTCGGCGATATCGCCGGCCAGGGCGAGGCACTGACCGTGCTGCGGCTCGAGGGCATCACGTCTTCCGCCGCCCACCGCGCCAGCTCGCTGCGCGAATTGCTGGCGCCGTTCGGAACCGCGACGCTGATCGAGGACACGGCGTCTGCCGCGCTGTGGGCCGCCATCCGCGACGTGCTGCCGTTCGCGACCGGCGGCGCGCTCGGCGCGTGGCCGGTCTGGCGGATCGTCTGCCCGCCGGCCTCGGGCGCGGCGCTCGGCACGCAATTGGCCCGCGAGACCGGCGGCGACGTGATCTATGATTGGGGCGGCGGCCTGATCTGGGCGGCGCTGCCGCCGAAGGGCGACGCGCATGCGCCGATCGTGCGCCAGCGCGTGGACGCCTTTGGCGGACACGCCACGCTGATCCGGGCGGCCGAGAATGTCAGGCGCGATGTCGACGTGTTCCATCCGCAGGCGCCCGGCGTTGCGGCCCTGAGCGAGCGGGTGCGCGCCAGCTTCGATCCGAAGACCATTTTGAACCGGGGACGCCTGAGGCGGGGCGCTGCGGCATGA
- a CDS encoding putative quinol monooxygenase produces the protein MNHYATQKSLSEAVDGGGLLVVAQWEAKPGEADKVAGILDRFLPEAQREDGVKLFLISRGKDNPAQFLFYELFRDEAAFKAHQESAHFKTCIAGEALALLAKRERAQYGLL, from the coding sequence ATGAACCACTATGCCACGCAGAAATCCCTCAGCGAGGCCGTCGATGGCGGCGGCCTGCTCGTCGTCGCGCAATGGGAGGCTAAGCCCGGCGAGGCCGACAAGGTCGCAGGGATCCTCGACCGCTTCCTGCCCGAGGCGCAGCGCGAGGACGGCGTCAAGCTGTTCCTGATCTCGCGCGGCAAGGATAATCCGGCGCAGTTCCTGTTCTACGAGCTGTTCCGCGACGAGGCCGCGTTCAAGGCGCACCAGGAGAGCGCGCATTTCAAGACCTGCATCGCCGGCGAAGCGCTGGCGCTGCTGGCGAAGCGCGAGCGTGCGCAGTACGGGCTGCTGTGA
- a CDS encoding FAD-linked oxidase C-terminal domain-containing protein translates to MAIMMPASDQAVLARRAEIVAALRAIVPGEGVIDTPAEMRAYESDGLTAYRQPPMVVVLPDTTEQVSLVLKYCAGQGIKVVPRGSGTSLSGGALPLEDGVLLGLGKFKRIREIDFDNRVVVTEPGVTNLAISQAVAHAGFYYAPDPSSQIACSIGGNVAENSGGVHCLKYGMTTNNVLGCEIVLMSGEILRIGGKGCENSGYDLMGVITGSEGLLGVITEITVRILQKPETARALMVGFAQVEAAGECVARIIGAGIIPGGMEMMDKPAIHAAEAFVHAGYPLDVEALLIIELDGPKIEVDELITRVEAIANVCGSTTCQISTSEAERNLFWAGRKAAFPAVGRISPDYLCMDGTIPRGALPKALARIRELGEKYQLGCANVFHAGDGNLHPLILYDANKPGEIERAEAFGADILRACVEFGGVLTGEHGVGIEKRDLMPDMFTEIDLNQQQRLKCAFDAQGLLNPGKVFPTLHRCAELGRMHVHAGKVAFPDIPRF, encoded by the coding sequence GTGGCTGCATTGCGCGCAATCGTGCCTGGCGAGGGCGTGATCGATACGCCTGCCGAGATGCGGGCCTACGAATCCGACGGGCTGACCGCCTACCGCCAGCCGCCGATGGTGGTGGTGCTGCCCGATACCACCGAACAGGTCTCGCTGGTCCTGAAATATTGTGCCGGGCAGGGCATCAAGGTGGTGCCGCGCGGCTCGGGCACATCGCTGTCAGGCGGCGCGCTGCCGCTTGAGGACGGCGTGCTGCTGGGCCTTGGCAAGTTCAAGCGCATCCGCGAGATCGATTTCGACAACCGCGTGGTCGTCACCGAACCCGGCGTCACCAATCTCGCGATCAGCCAGGCGGTCGCGCACGCCGGCTTCTATTACGCGCCCGATCCGTCCTCGCAGATCGCCTGCTCGATTGGCGGCAATGTCGCGGAAAATTCCGGCGGCGTGCACTGCCTGAAATACGGCATGACCACCAACAACGTTCTCGGCTGCGAGATCGTGCTGATGAGCGGCGAGATCCTGCGCATCGGTGGCAAGGGGTGCGAGAATTCCGGTTACGATCTGATGGGCGTCATCACCGGCTCGGAAGGCCTGCTCGGCGTCATCACCGAGATCACGGTGCGCATCCTGCAGAAGCCGGAAACGGCGCGCGCGCTGATGGTCGGCTTTGCGCAGGTCGAGGCGGCCGGCGAATGCGTCGCGCGCATCATCGGCGCCGGCATCATCCCCGGCGGCATGGAGATGATGGACAAGCCGGCGATCCACGCCGCGGAGGCCTTTGTCCATGCCGGCTATCCGCTCGATGTCGAGGCGCTGCTGATCATCGAGCTCGACGGTCCCAAGATCGAGGTCGACGAGCTGATCACGCGCGTCGAGGCCATCGCCAATGTTTGCGGCTCCACCACCTGCCAAATCTCGACCTCGGAGGCCGAGCGCAATTTGTTCTGGGCCGGCCGCAAAGCCGCCTTTCCCGCCGTCGGCCGCATCTCGCCCGACTATCTCTGCATGGACGGCACCATCCCGCGCGGCGCGCTGCCGAAGGCGCTGGCGCGCATCCGCGAGCTCGGTGAAAAGTACCAGCTCGGCTGCGCCAACGTGTTCCACGCCGGCGACGGCAATCTGCATCCGCTGATCCTCTACGATGCCAACAAGCCCGGCGAGATCGAGCGCGCCGAAGCCTTCGGCGCCGACATCCTGCGCGCCTGCGTCGAGTTCGGCGGCGTGCTCACCGGCGAGCACGGCGTCGGCATCGAGAAGCGCGACCTGATGCCGGACATGTTCACCGAGATCGACCTCAACCAGCAGCAGCGGCTGAAATGCGCCTTCGACGCGCAGGGCCTGCTCAATCCCGGAAAAGTGTTTCCGACCCTGCATCGCTGCGCCGAGCTCGGCCGCATGCATGTCCATGCCGGGAAGGTGGCGTTTCCGGACATTCCGCGGTTCTGA